Proteins encoded by one window of Archaeoglobus veneficus SNP6:
- the cobT gene encoding nicotinate mononucleotide-dependent phosphoribosyltransferase CobT translates to MKWRIVKGEKEDAMKFFELLKENVVFLFTIGNTKTAEIPGITVAGANPELIKYTPPADVELLYYGKCKSIDAIPATPDGKPTPALITYTSLRLTQVPFFVVDSGLMVKPKTPYISIGAPVGGNIKDGQAMSVEEVKESFERAKKLGEHMSKLADILVIGESIPAGTTTAGAVLKAFGVKDAVSSSMPSNPVELKRSVIEEAVKRVNSSDVFDVVAEVGDPVMVGVAGIAVGSSKPVLLAGGTQMAAIAHIIKKIDESKDIAIATTVYVADDDTADIAGISPVTVMAADPGLGDSVKPGLRAYAEGFVKEGVGAGGATLLSYARGFSKQEFLKEIEKDYECIVEFA, encoded by the coding sequence ATGAAGTGGAGGATTGTAAAGGGTGAGAAAGAAGACGCAATGAAGTTCTTCGAACTTCTAAAGGAGAATGTCGTTTTTCTCTTCACAATCGGCAACACAAAAACAGCCGAAATTCCAGGGATAACGGTTGCTGGAGCGAATCCTGAACTCATAAAGTACACGCCTCCCGCCGACGTGGAGTTATTATACTACGGCAAATGTAAGTCCATCGATGCGATTCCCGCAACACCCGATGGGAAACCAACTCCAGCTCTGATTACATACACATCCCTCCGCCTTACTCAAGTGCCATTCTTCGTCGTTGATAGCGGGCTCATGGTCAAGCCAAAAACACCGTACATCTCGATAGGCGCTCCGGTTGGAGGAAATATAAAAGATGGGCAGGCGATGAGCGTCGAAGAGGTTAAAGAGAGCTTCGAGAGAGCGAAGAAACTTGGAGAGCATATGTCGAAGCTTGCAGACATCCTCGTCATAGGGGAGAGTATTCCCGCTGGCACGACAACTGCTGGGGCCGTGCTAAAGGCTTTCGGTGTGAAGGATGCAGTTTCGTCGAGCATGCCTTCAAATCCAGTGGAGCTGAAGAGGAGCGTTATAGAGGAGGCTGTTAAGAGAGTCAATAGCAGCGACGTGTTCGATGTCGTTGCTGAGGTTGGCGACCCGGTTATGGTCGGCGTTGCCGGAATCGCCGTTGGTTCGTCAAAGCCAGTTTTACTTGCAGGCGGAACGCAGATGGCAGCAATAGCTCACATTATAAAGAAGATAGACGAAAGCAAGGATATCGCCATTGCAACCACTGTTTACGTTGCGGACGATGACACGGCAGATATAGCAGGAATCTCGCCCGTTACAGTGATGGCCGCTGATCCAGGACTTGGTGATTCTGTTAAACCCGGGTTAAGGGCCTATGCAGAGGGCTTCGTTAAAGAGGGTGTTGGAGCTGGAGGGGCAACACTCCTATCTTATGCGAGGGGGTTCAGCAAGCAGGAGTTTCTGAAGGAGATTGAGAAGGACTACGAGTGTATTGTTGAGTTTGCTTAA
- a CDS encoding tetratricopeptide repeat protein — protein MDVVSEIIDMVRKGTPLSAIDVITTSAPEEIRKVAVNLFADPMCVANIDEEWKNLLLLVYFSHFSYLSEGKAGEEDISNLAVSSLTAAKLCRRLGIPDLEARFLISGGRAIYQMRMKDKAEKIFKEAEKILKELSEKDESYLPMLADVLNELAVLYMDLKRNDEAEKYLVWALEIRKSAGNEAELAETLYNAGVFYTRTKRLDIAEKYYKEGEDILRKLAKENENFLPQLGVLLNNMGVLYRKLSRFDKAEKYHREALEIFEKLSSEDEKLLKYVADTYGYLGTMYNDMMKFDEAAKYYEMAKDLYNKIERSYREKAKESTAST, from the coding sequence ATGGATGTTGTGAGTGAAATAATTGATATGGTCAGGAAAGGTACACCTCTGAGTGCAATAGATGTGATAACAACAAGCGCCCCGGAAGAGATTAGGAAGGTTGCAGTAAATCTGTTTGCCGACCCGATGTGCGTTGCGAACATTGACGAAGAGTGGAAGAATCTGCTTCTCCTCGTTTACTTCTCACACTTCTCCTACCTCTCAGAGGGGAAGGCTGGCGAAGAGGACATATCAAATCTGGCTGTTTCTTCACTTACTGCTGCCAAGCTTTGCAGGAGACTCGGTATACCCGACCTCGAAGCAAGATTCCTGATTAGTGGAGGGAGAGCAATCTACCAGATGAGAATGAAGGATAAGGCTGAGAAAATCTTCAAAGAGGCTGAAAAAATACTCAAAGAACTCTCAGAAAAGGACGAAAGTTACCTTCCGATGCTTGCAGATGTGCTCAATGAACTTGCTGTGCTCTATATGGACTTGAAGAGGAACGATGAGGCAGAGAAGTATCTGGTGTGGGCTCTTGAGATAAGAAAGAGTGCTGGAAACGAAGCGGAGCTTGCAGAAACATTGTATAACGCCGGAGTATTTTACACGAGGACGAAGAGACTCGATATTGCTGAAAAGTACTACAAAGAGGGTGAAGATATTCTCAGAAAGCTCGCAAAGGAAAACGAGAACTTTCTACCCCAGCTTGGCGTACTCCTTAACAACATGGGCGTACTCTACAGAAAACTGAGCAGGTTTGATAAAGCTGAAAAGTACCACAGGGAGGCTCTCGAAATCTTTGAGAAGCTGTCGAGTGAGGATGAAAAGCTGCTCAAGTACGTTGCGGACACCTACGGCTACCTCGGAACAATGTACAACGACATGATGAAGTTTGACGAAGCGGCGAAGTACTACGAGATGGCGAAGGACCTCTACAACAAAATTGAAAGGTCTTACAGGGAGAAGGCGAAGGAATCTACCGCCTCGACATAA
- a CDS encoding thiamine pyrophosphate-dependent enzyme, producing MKISELPRESILLPGNPSCQGCPHGLGLRALGMALENIVLVIPAGCTTIISGIHPKASFNVPVLHVPFASAAAVASGLAAAYRQEGIDANVVVWMGDGGADIGFATLSGAAVRNEDIIVVVSDNEAYMNTGIQSSGTTFWKAKTTTSPGGKSEEKKDLATIMLMHRVPYVATASVGYLPDFIEKLRRASEIKGFRFIHLHSPCPPGWRFDSSRTVEIARLAVKSGAWVLWEYDGRFSISTPSKPYKNEERGAPLEEYIKAQGRFKGIKPEDIEEIRRKIEKQWRLLLSFEETFR from the coding sequence ATGAAAATCAGCGAGCTTCCAAGAGAGAGCATATTGCTGCCCGGAAATCCATCCTGTCAGGGCTGTCCGCATGGTCTTGGGCTGAGAGCTTTAGGAATGGCCCTCGAAAACATCGTCCTTGTTATACCCGCTGGCTGTACCACCATCATATCGGGAATACACCCGAAGGCGTCCTTTAACGTGCCTGTCCTGCATGTCCCGTTTGCTTCAGCCGCTGCGGTAGCATCTGGTTTGGCAGCAGCATACAGGCAGGAAGGCATTGATGCGAACGTCGTCGTCTGGATGGGGGATGGCGGAGCAGACATAGGCTTCGCCACGCTGAGTGGGGCTGCTGTAAGGAACGAAGACATCATAGTCGTCGTGAGCGACAACGAAGCGTACATGAATACGGGAATTCAGTCCAGCGGTACGACTTTCTGGAAGGCAAAAACCACAACTTCACCAGGAGGAAAGAGCGAAGAGAAGAAGGATCTCGCCACAATAATGCTCATGCACCGCGTTCCTTACGTTGCAACTGCGAGTGTTGGCTACCTGCCGGATTTCATTGAGAAGCTGAGGAGGGCTTCGGAAATAAAGGGATTCAGATTCATACATCTCCACAGTCCATGTCCGCCGGGCTGGCGATTTGACAGTTCGAGAACTGTTGAAATTGCGAGACTTGCAGTGAAGAGTGGAGCATGGGTGTTGTGGGAGTACGACGGCAGGTTCAGCATTTCAACGCCAAGCAAGCCTTACAAGAACGAAGAAAGGGGGGCGCCGCTTGAAGAGTACATTAAAGCACAGGGGAGGTTCAAGGGCATAAAGCCAGAAGATATCGAAGAGATAAGGAGAAAAATCGAGAAGCAGTGGAGGCTGCTGCTATCTTTTGAGGAGACTTTTAGATAA
- a CDS encoding ArsR/SmtB family transcription factor → MDRGDKITIGRKDLFALASETRIEILKKLDERRMTLTELSKELNISKTAVKEHLDKLVQAGLIRKVDEGRKWMYYELTGKGRRILHPESRTKIILLLSSAIASISAGSFELYKFMVIKSAVPTPTPTPAPVPVPTPAPTPVPAPTHPEIHLLVGLALISLGAVMSLYCIKKYWL, encoded by the coding sequence ATGGATAGGGGAGATAAGATAACCATTGGTAGAAAAGATTTGTTTGCCTTAGCATCCGAAACGAGAATAGAAATACTTAAGAAGCTCGATGAGAGACGAATGACTTTAACCGAACTATCAAAAGAGCTTAACATATCAAAAACCGCCGTTAAAGAGCACCTCGACAAACTCGTACAGGCAGGGTTGATAAGAAAGGTGGATGAGGGCAGGAAATGGATGTACTATGAACTAACGGGGAAGGGTAGAAGAATTTTACACCCAGAGAGCAGGACCAAAATTATTTTGCTGCTATCGTCCGCCATAGCAAGTATATCAGCTGGATCATTCGAACTGTATAAGTTTATGGTTATCAAGTCAGCCGTACCAACCCCAACTCCAACGCCAGCCCCTGTACCCGTTCCGACTCCAGCCCCGACCCCAGTTCCGGCTCCTACTCATCCGGAAATACACTTGCTGGTGGGTTTAGCTTTAATCTCGCTGGGTGCCGTAATGTCTCTATACTGTATCAAAAAATACTGGTTGTAA
- a CDS encoding pyruvate ferredoxin oxidoreductase — MRTLLTGNYAVAEAVKLSRAKVIAAYPITPQTTIVEKLAEMVEKGELDAEFIRVESEHSALAAVYGAAAAGLRTFTATSSHGLLYLYEMVWWVANARLPLVMAVVTRTIGPPWNIHTDHTDLLTMRDSGWIISMAENVQEAFDLTIQGFRISEEAELPFVVGMDAFQLSHTAEVIDLPSQEDVDKWLPERKQSYKIEPNNPVTVGSIGPNEYTAKLRYDMAKTIESSKELIRKADESFGKTFGRSYGGLVESYELDDAEYVVVMAGAWCGDAKDAIDRLRAEGLPVGMLRLRYFRPFPREELEELEGRKVLVVDRAFSMGHMGILGMEVSSVINNVTNVIAGIGGVDVGVEDFEAMFRRFAKGELQRVEWWPKEVFS; from the coding sequence ATGAGGACTCTTTTAACCGGAAACTATGCAGTTGCTGAAGCTGTAAAGCTTTCAAGGGCGAAGGTCATTGCTGCTTATCCAATAACCCCCCAAACCACAATAGTCGAAAAGCTTGCGGAGATGGTTGAGAAGGGAGAGCTCGACGCAGAGTTTATACGTGTCGAATCGGAGCATTCAGCCCTTGCAGCCGTTTACGGAGCCGCTGCTGCCGGACTCCGCACATTCACCGCAACCTCGAGCCACGGGCTGCTCTACCTGTACGAAATGGTGTGGTGGGTTGCAAACGCCAGGCTGCCCCTTGTAATGGCAGTGGTAACGAGAACAATAGGCCCACCGTGGAACATCCATACAGATCACACGGACCTGCTAACGATGCGCGATTCTGGCTGGATAATCTCGATGGCAGAAAACGTGCAGGAAGCTTTTGATTTGACTATACAGGGCTTCAGGATAAGTGAAGAAGCTGAACTTCCCTTCGTTGTGGGAATGGATGCTTTTCAGCTCAGCCACACCGCTGAAGTTATTGATCTGCCGTCTCAGGAAGATGTCGATAAATGGCTGCCTGAAAGAAAGCAGTCTTACAAAATTGAGCCCAACAACCCCGTAACAGTCGGAAGCATCGGGCCAAACGAGTACACGGCAAAGCTGAGATACGACATGGCCAAAACCATAGAGAGCTCAAAAGAACTCATACGGAAAGCCGACGAAAGCTTCGGCAAGACCTTTGGCAGAAGCTACGGAGGGCTCGTTGAAAGCTACGAACTCGACGATGCTGAGTACGTGGTTGTGATGGCCGGAGCATGGTGCGGGGATGCGAAGGATGCGATAGACAGGCTCAGAGCCGAAGGTCTGCCAGTTGGTATGCTGAGGCTCAGATACTTCAGACCCTTCCCCAGAGAAGAACTGGAAGAACTCGAAGGAAGGAAAGTTCTCGTCGTTGACAGGGCGTTCTCCATGGGTCACATGGGCATTCTCGGCATGGAAGTCTCTTCAGTCATTAACAACGTAACCAACGTCATTGCGGGAATAGGCGGCGTGGACGTAGGAGTTGAGGATTTCGAGGCGATGTTCAGGAGGTTTGCGAAAGGAGAGCTTCAAAGGGTTGAGTGGTGGCCAAAGGAGGTGTTCTCATGA
- a CDS encoding ATP-binding protein, whose product MDTKPIGLVKGPAESQHEFRFVTPDKTRLKSGEFVYYLLNGRKVICRVTKRSPLRLYPDVFLSKPEIAPERIVRALGISTSEFELFEVKACIMGYYDENLGFVNPRIPPKPGQPVFLAEGETIQEVLMKKKVGEMGSIHVGYLLNRDEDVPVVLDTALVTSEHMCILASTGSGKSYLAGVIAEELLKPYNCAALLILDPHSEYATLKEVEGLEEFTGNGYRPYVRVFDKDEIKIRLSELEYDELINLLPDLTDKMEALLKKAYDSLAGTKFTSDELVAKVAEVSGDPKDVTVKALTWRIRRYIQSVEVIDDYVHMELKDLLKPGQASILQLSELSDIEQQILASVLLNRILNARINAEKGLMGERLEYPVFVIIEEAHRFASRDAKSYNVLKTILAEGRKFGVGVCLISQRPSKIDSDILSQCMTQIIMRIVNPADQENIKSSVESIGRELIEELPGLTKGQALVAGVAINSPVLVRVRRRLTSHGGMSKNAPEEWQKWLSLSREEGPGAGVGIKQKQRRLFWDE is encoded by the coding sequence ATGGACACAAAGCCCATCGGCCTTGTTAAAGGGCCCGCAGAGTCCCAGCACGAGTTTCGTTTCGTCACACCCGACAAAACCCGCCTTAAAAGCGGCGAGTTCGTTTACTATCTCTTGAACGGTAGAAAGGTCATATGCAGGGTTACGAAGCGCTCACCTCTCCGCCTTTATCCTGACGTTTTCCTCTCAAAACCCGAAATCGCCCCCGAAAGGATCGTAAGAGCCCTCGGCATTAGTACAAGTGAGTTCGAGCTTTTTGAAGTTAAAGCATGCATAATGGGTTATTACGACGAAAACCTTGGCTTTGTGAATCCCCGCATCCCGCCAAAGCCGGGCCAGCCCGTTTTTCTGGCAGAAGGGGAAACGATTCAGGAAGTCCTCATGAAGAAGAAGGTAGGCGAGATGGGCTCAATTCACGTTGGCTATCTCCTGAACAGGGATGAGGACGTTCCAGTGGTTCTCGATACAGCTTTAGTTACGAGTGAGCACATGTGCATCCTCGCTTCAACGGGAAGTGGAAAGAGCTACCTTGCAGGCGTTATTGCCGAGGAACTGCTTAAGCCGTACAATTGCGCCGCTTTGCTGATACTTGACCCCCACAGCGAGTATGCAACACTCAAGGAGGTCGAGGGGCTCGAAGAATTTACAGGCAACGGCTATAGACCATATGTGAGGGTTTTCGACAAGGACGAAATAAAGATCCGGCTGAGCGAACTTGAGTACGACGAACTCATCAACCTTCTGCCGGATTTAACCGACAAGATGGAAGCCTTACTCAAGAAAGCCTACGACAGCCTTGCCGGCACGAAGTTTACATCAGATGAACTCGTAGCAAAGGTTGCAGAAGTTTCAGGAGACCCAAAGGATGTAACGGTAAAGGCGCTCACGTGGCGAATCAGGAGGTACATTCAGAGCGTTGAGGTCATAGACGACTATGTCCACATGGAGCTGAAAGACCTGCTCAAGCCGGGGCAGGCGAGCATTCTGCAGCTTTCCGAGCTCAGCGACATAGAGCAGCAAATTCTTGCATCTGTTCTGCTGAACAGAATTCTTAACGCAAGAATAAACGCAGAGAAGGGCCTGATGGGAGAAAGGCTCGAGTATCCTGTCTTCGTCATCATTGAAGAAGCGCACCGCTTTGCTTCCCGCGATGCCAAGAGCTATAACGTTTTGAAGACAATTCTGGCTGAAGGTCGAAAGTTCGGAGTTGGTGTCTGTCTTATAAGCCAGCGCCCGTCGAAGATAGATTCCGACATCCTCAGCCAGTGCATGACCCAGATTATAATGCGCATTGTCAATCCTGCTGATCAGGAAAACATCAAGAGCAGCGTCGAGAGCATTGGCAGGGAGCTAATAGAGGAGCTTCCCGGCCTTACAAAGGGACAGGCGCTGGTTGCGGGAGTTGCGATAAATTCGCCCGTGCTCGTGAGAGTAAGAAGAAGACTTACGAGCCACGGAGGAATGAGCAAGAACGCTCCCGAAGAATGGCAGAAGTGGCTCAGCCTTAGCAGGGAAGAAGGGCCAGGAGCTGGAGTGGGGATAAAACAAAAGCAGAGAAGGCTTTTCTGGGATGAGTAA
- a CDS encoding potassium channel family protein: MNYNNLERRIVILILLLIAVTTFGTLGYYFIEGWPLFDCLYMTVLTITTTGYREVGELSAAGRVLSMFLMVFGVGLFLYSIDAVIPVLIERRSERWKKLLEKISNHVIVCGYGKMGMEISKEFSKDKVVVIDLDPNKVTIARENGFLAVQGDATEEEVLEKAGVRRARCLVVCMERDSANAFAVMVAKDMNPEIFTISVLRTPASEKKLRRVGVDMLLSPYRDAAKKVAVAVQRPTAADFIEIIGRQGTLMLEKIVLRNNEFAGKSLRDTNLRKLTGCIVVAIERNGEVIFPDPDTVLKLEDVLYVLGKEGNLGKLEKLVAKASQSSR, encoded by the coding sequence ATGAACTACAACAACCTTGAAAGACGAATCGTCATCCTGATTCTGCTCTTAATAGCCGTTACGACTTTCGGCACCCTTGGTTATTATTTCATTGAAGGGTGGCCCCTCTTCGACTGCCTGTACATGACTGTGCTTACTATAACGACAACTGGTTATCGAGAAGTTGGTGAGCTCAGCGCTGCTGGAAGGGTACTTTCGATGTTTCTAATGGTTTTTGGTGTTGGTCTCTTTCTTTACTCCATTGACGCGGTAATTCCAGTTTTAATTGAAAGAAGAAGTGAGAGGTGGAAAAAATTGCTTGAAAAGATTTCAAATCACGTCATCGTGTGCGGTTACGGCAAGATGGGTATGGAGATATCCAAGGAGTTCTCAAAGGATAAAGTCGTTGTAATCGACCTCGACCCGAACAAAGTTACCATAGCAAGGGAAAATGGATTTTTGGCTGTTCAAGGTGATGCCACCGAAGAGGAAGTTCTGGAGAAAGCAGGAGTTAGACGGGCGAGGTGTTTAGTGGTATGCATGGAGCGAGATTCAGCAAATGCCTTTGCTGTAATGGTTGCAAAAGACATGAACCCTGAGATATTCACAATTTCTGTCCTCAGAACGCCTGCCAGTGAGAAGAAGTTGAGAAGGGTTGGAGTCGACATGCTGTTGTCCCCCTATAGAGATGCTGCAAAAAAGGTTGCCGTAGCAGTCCAGAGACCTACAGCAGCAGATTTCATAGAGATAATAGGAAGGCAGGGTACACTCATGCTTGAGAAAATTGTTCTCAGGAATAATGAGTTTGCAGGGAAGAGTTTGAGGGATACGAATCTGAGAAAACTGACTGGGTGTATCGTGGTGGCCATAGAGAGAAACGGAGAGGTAATTTTCCCCGATCCGGACACGGTTCTTAAGCTTGAGGACGTGCTGTACGTGCTGGGGAAGGAGGGGAATCTCGGTAAGCTTGAAAAACTCGTGGCTAAAGCCTCGCAGTCCTCGCGATGA
- a CDS encoding IS630 family transposase (programmed frameshift) has translation MGRKRVYEVVKHLPAEELDRRIKRLEKDTRVLKRLYFIRYLYKGMNVEEAAELVGITKATGYAWLKRWNSKGYEGLIPEFGGGRPAKLTKEQKEKLREMLKEGDSWTTKEVQELIEAEFGVKYSSWQVRRILRSFGMKYAKPYQKDYRKPDNAEDTLKNLDEAEIDQDILGFIDEMAVEANANTARLWSFGKPVKRVATYVKAKVSGFYSLNGESVIEFPERNRTEEFIAFLKKIREANPGKRIVIVLDNFRTHHAKKVREEAEKLDIALVYLPPYSPDLNPIENVWKSVKRFVSEVSPLNIEELKETISKAFRKLTESISFATAWIEKFLGDKFKMFCT, from the exons ATGGGTAGAAAACGCGTCTACGAAGTAGTGAAGCATCTGCCAGCAGAAGAACTCGATAGAAGAATCAAAAGGCTTGAAAAAGACACGAGAGTTCTTAAGAGACTTTACTTCATAAGATACCTCTATAAAGGAATGAACGTTGAAGAAGCCGCCGAACTCGTAGGAATTACCAAAGCAACAGGCTACGCATGGCTAAAAAGGTGGAACTCAAAAGGCTACGAAGGCTTAATTCCGGAATTTGGAGGAGGAAGGCCAGCAAAACTCACGAAGGAGCAGAAAGAGAAACTCAGAGAGATGCTAAAAGAAGGGGATTCGTGGACGACGAAAGAAGTTCAGGAGCTAATTGAAGCTGAGTTTGGAGTTAAGTATTCTTCGTGGCAGGTCAGGAGAATTCTCAGATCTTTTGGCATGAAATACGCTAAACCTTATCAGAAGGATTACAGAAAGCCCGATAACGCTGAGGACACTTTA AAAAACCTGGATGAAGCTGAGATTGATCAAGACATCCTAGGATTCATTGATGAGATGGCAGTCGAAGCGAATGCAAATACTGCAAGGCTGTGGAGTTTCGGAAAGCCGGTTAAAAGAGTTGCCACGTACGTCAAAGCTAAGGTTTCAGGATTCTATAGCTTGAACGGAGAGAGCGTAATAGAGTTTCCAGAAAGAAACAGGACTGAAGAATTCATAGCATTTCTAAAAAAGATTAGAGAAGCAAATCCTGGGAAAAGAATCGTGATCGTTCTCGATAATTTCAGGACGCATCATGCAAAGAAAGTGAGAGAGGAAGCTGAAAAGCTTGATATTGCACTGGTTTATCTCCCTCCCTACTCTCCCGACTTGAATCCGATTGAGAACGTTTGGAAGAGCGTTAAAAGGTTTGTTTCTGAAGTATCTCCGCTGAATATAGAGGAGCTGAAGGAAACGATTTCCAAGGCTTTCAGAAAGTTAACTGAATCAATCTCCTTTGCAACGGCTTGGATTGAGAAGTTCTTGGGAGATAAGTTTAAGATGTTTTGCACCTAA
- a CDS encoding 2-oxoacid:acceptor oxidoreductase family protein produces MLTEVMILSFGGQGGVTAARILALAAVSEGMYAQAIPQFGAERRGSLVRSYLRLSDRPIRRHSSIKKADVLAIFAEKILGIVNANEFIRDGGIAILNAKQGIAEKNYCVNAADIALSLNLVAAGWPIVNTAMAGAMAKPLGLSIDSVIEAIKSTFPGELAEVNAKAAEIAYREVRQC; encoded by the coding sequence TTGCTGACAGAAGTGATGATTCTCAGTTTTGGAGGTCAGGGTGGTGTAACGGCTGCAAGAATTCTCGCTCTCGCTGCAGTAAGCGAGGGAATGTACGCACAGGCCATTCCACAGTTCGGAGCGGAGAGAAGAGGTTCCCTTGTCAGGAGCTATCTCAGACTATCTGACAGGCCAATAAGAAGGCATTCTTCCATAAAAAAGGCAGATGTGCTGGCCATATTTGCCGAGAAGATTCTTGGTATAGTTAATGCGAATGAGTTCATCAGGGATGGGGGAATTGCTATTCTGAACGCAAAGCAAGGCATTGCAGAGAAAAACTACTGCGTTAATGCTGCTGACATTGCTCTGAGCCTTAATCTTGTGGCTGCAGGCTGGCCAATCGTGAACACTGCAATGGCAGGGGCCATGGCAAAGCCCCTCGGGCTGTCAATAGACTCGGTGATAGAAGCCATAAAGTCAACGTTCCCCGGAGAACTCGCCGAAGTAAACGCAAAAGCAGCAGAAATTGCCTACAGGGAGGTGAGGCAGTGCTAA
- a CDS encoding beta-galactosidase has protein sequence MKVNVLIVILTILTVAALVSGCAEKMKEDSTEEKLGEKSTPSGNFEKVGKKIGEVTSPSKSFQELEKSHFSRVGNVKNATWVRFWVTWQAVEPEEGKYDFSFVDEVVRHSQDENLCLLITVEPFANWDQDKCHGDEYWGKMPLPSGKEKIKVGKPCDMEAYREFLRRLVERYDGDGVDDMPGLKYPIKYWEIMNEPDMQGKDPWDLKFFLGTPEDYLEILKVSYETIKEADPEAKVVMGGMSGMLDKFVEFWEPIIGEAANYFDIANIHTIDTNEEREDLYVLKFKRFLEKHGVKSKPIWITEVQYGGLEEPPEDISSIDRLLVRSSVFSIALGAEKLFYIDNWLYWKSDSTQKAYETLVNKLSYFDSVEVLRQEYHETFEGAKTEVGQYKFSVGNKVIYVLWGNAPLPEEIKGTVKVTNIYGNEKVMDASEIELSDSPVYVEVLTS, from the coding sequence ATGAAGGTAAATGTATTGATTGTGATTTTGACCATTCTAACCGTAGCAGCACTTGTAAGCGGGTGCGCAGAGAAAATGAAAGAAGACAGCACTGAAGAGAAACTTGGAGAGAAATCTACCCCTTCTGGTAACTTTGAAAAGGTTGGGAAAAAGATTGGAGAAGTTACGTCTCCTTCCAAGAGCTTTCAAGAGCTTGAGAAGTCGCACTTTTCGAGGGTTGGAAACGTCAAAAACGCCACCTGGGTGAGATTCTGGGTTACATGGCAGGCAGTAGAGCCGGAGGAAGGGAAATACGATTTTAGTTTTGTGGATGAGGTCGTTAGGCATTCTCAGGATGAGAACCTCTGTCTTCTCATAACAGTAGAGCCATTCGCAAACTGGGATCAGGACAAATGCCACGGAGATGAGTACTGGGGAAAGATGCCACTTCCCTCAGGCAAGGAGAAGATTAAAGTTGGAAAACCATGTGATATGGAAGCTTACAGAGAATTTCTGAGAAGACTCGTCGAAAGATACGACGGAGACGGCGTGGACGACATGCCTGGCTTGAAGTATCCTATAAAGTACTGGGAAATAATGAACGAGCCGGACATGCAGGGTAAAGACCCATGGGATCTAAAATTCTTTTTAGGGACACCTGAAGACTATCTCGAGATTCTGAAGGTATCTTACGAAACTATAAAGGAGGCTGACCCTGAGGCGAAAGTTGTAATGGGTGGAATGAGCGGGATGCTGGATAAATTCGTCGAGTTCTGGGAACCGATAATCGGAGAAGCTGCAAATTATTTTGACATTGCGAACATCCATACCATTGATACCAACGAGGAAAGAGAAGACCTATACGTACTTAAATTCAAACGGTTTCTGGAAAAGCATGGAGTGAAAAGCAAGCCCATATGGATAACTGAAGTGCAGTACGGGGGTCTTGAAGAACCTCCAGAAGACATAAGTTCGATTGATAGGCTTTTAGTGAGAAGTTCTGTGTTCTCCATTGCTTTAGGAGCCGAGAAGCTGTTTTACATCGACAATTGGCTTTACTGGAAATCTGACAGCACGCAGAAGGCTTACGAGACCCTTGTGAATAAGCTGAGCTACTTCGATAGCGTTGAGGTTCTGAGGCAGGAGTACCACGAAACCTTCGAGGGTGCGAAAACAGAAGTCGGGCAGTACAAGTTCTCAGTTGGAAACAAGGTCATTTACGTTCTCTGGGGAAACGCTCCCCTTCCAGAGGAGATAAAGGGAACTGTTAAAGTTACCAATATCTACGGAAATGAGAAAGTTATGGATGCAAGCGAGATAGAGCTCAGCGACTCTCCTGTCTACGTGGAGGTTCTGACATCCTAA
- a CDS encoding 4Fe-4S binding protein, with translation MLKIDCLLAKPSKGSAGKTGLWRTFKPIYNPEKCNHCLLCWLYCPENAIEVNDEEVKIDYEYCKGCGICAKICPKKALEMEEEE, from the coding sequence GTGCTAAAGATAGACTGCTTGCTGGCAAAACCTTCAAAGGGGTCTGCAGGCAAAACCGGACTGTGGAGGACGTTCAAACCAATATACAACCCTGAAAAATGCAACCACTGTCTGCTCTGCTGGCTTTACTGTCCCGAAAACGCAATAGAGGTCAACGATGAAGAGGTAAAGATCGACTATGAGTACTGTAAGGGCTGCGGAATATGTGCAAAGATATGTCCCAAGAAAGCATTAGAAATGGAGGAGGAAGAATGA